The following are from one region of the Nocardioides marmotae genome:
- a CDS encoding VOC family protein — protein MDLLTNAEIAAAGLADWRKLGQALHGRYAVTDLAAGGRLLAAVADAAEEVGAVGPAAPRVTAHGGHVDLRLVSPDAVHRDAAGVEHVVEWVTQRDVDLARRITELAGEQGAVPEPGSVTTIELALDTARSALLAPVWAALLTGSPQGAGAGGGDVWDATGQVPLLWFQDTEPHEPPRQRFHVDVWVAPEVAEERIAAAVAAGGIVVDDSQAPAYTVVADVDGNKACVCTSSPARDAW, from the coding sequence ATGGACCTGCTGACCAACGCCGAGATCGCCGCGGCCGGGCTCGCGGACTGGCGCAAGCTCGGCCAGGCGCTGCACGGCCGGTACGCCGTCACCGACCTCGCCGCCGGGGGCCGGCTGCTCGCGGCGGTGGCCGACGCGGCCGAGGAGGTCGGGGCGGTCGGTCCCGCCGCGCCCCGGGTCACCGCCCACGGCGGCCACGTCGACCTGCGCCTGGTCAGCCCGGACGCGGTCCACCGCGACGCCGCGGGCGTCGAGCACGTCGTGGAGTGGGTGACCCAGCGCGACGTCGACCTCGCCCGCCGGATCACCGAGCTCGCCGGCGAGCAGGGAGCGGTCCCCGAGCCGGGGTCGGTCACCACGATCGAGCTCGCCCTCGACACGGCCCGCTCCGCGCTGCTCGCCCCGGTCTGGGCAGCGCTCCTCACCGGCTCGCCGCAGGGCGCGGGGGCGGGCGGCGGCGACGTCTGGGACGCGACCGGCCAGGTGCCGCTGCTGTGGTTCCAGGACACCGAGCCCCACGAGCCGCCGCGGCAGCGGTTCCACGTCGACGTGTGGGTGGCGCCCGAGGTCGCCGAGGAGCGGATCGCCGCGGCGGTGGCCGCCGGCGGGATCGTCGTGGACGACAGCCAGGCGCCGGCGTACACCGTGGTCGCGGACGTCGACGGCAACAAGGCGTGCGTGTGCACCTCCTCGCCCGCGCGGGACGCGTGGTGA
- a CDS encoding TolB family protein → MRARGGWPLAAGTVAAVLAFLVSPLPAGGAPGVAGPAALPDRLAGYSWLTGDVSDSAPGRAVALLQHGYGVEFMDWPQAVVMGWRGDSYRRVGEAEDRAGGETQGDPAPMLLSPDGRMVAVGDHRADDPDAPDLAVVDLGTGGTTYRPLPAGGSIRPLAWSADSRLIAYLVSGPTNPYSRPGQGGDLLVLDLATGRATPVPGAEDVVRAAFDPTGSRLAVQHTRASGGGLAVVDTRDGSTRTISRAALPGPAAWSPNGRLLAVLRGGGSTPAVSFLDPRTGALVGDPVTVAPAVPGSTLVLGWTGPDKVVAFVPGPAGAASAGDDEDREVGEDDSVWLGVVPLDGGEPRTLTELGDLDSFGVATWQLAQDALPGLEIRSAPGADRGPWPWPWRAALAGVIGALAAWGTTRVTRHDRIRRWRNCTSSPGRWTPASRPWRSRPTTTTPHAAGRAGSSPPTTGPARPASPAGSG, encoded by the coding sequence ATGCGAGCGCGCGGCGGGTGGCCCCTCGCGGCCGGGACGGTCGCCGCCGTGCTGGCGTTCCTGGTCAGCCCGCTCCCCGCCGGGGGCGCCCCGGGTGTCGCGGGACCGGCCGCGCTGCCCGACCGGCTGGCGGGCTACTCGTGGCTGACCGGGGACGTGTCGGACTCCGCGCCCGGGCGGGCGGTCGCCCTGCTCCAGCACGGGTACGGCGTCGAGTTCATGGACTGGCCCCAGGCGGTCGTCATGGGCTGGCGCGGGGACTCCTACCGGCGCGTCGGCGAGGCCGAGGATCGCGCGGGCGGCGAGACCCAGGGCGACCCGGCACCCATGCTGCTCTCTCCCGACGGCCGCATGGTGGCGGTCGGCGACCACCGCGCCGACGACCCGGACGCCCCGGACCTCGCCGTGGTCGACCTGGGGACCGGCGGGACGACGTACCGACCCCTGCCCGCGGGCGGGAGCATCCGCCCGCTGGCGTGGTCGGCGGACAGCCGGCTCATCGCCTATCTCGTGAGCGGCCCGACGAACCCCTACAGCAGGCCCGGCCAGGGCGGCGACCTCCTCGTGCTCGACCTCGCCACCGGCCGGGCCACCCCCGTGCCCGGCGCCGAGGACGTGGTGCGGGCGGCGTTCGACCCGACCGGGTCCCGGCTCGCCGTCCAGCACACCCGGGCCTCCGGTGGGGGTCTGGCCGTGGTCGACACCCGCGACGGGAGCACCCGGACGATCAGCCGCGCGGCGCTGCCGGGGCCGGCGGCGTGGTCCCCCAACGGTCGGCTCCTGGCGGTCCTCCGCGGCGGGGGCAGCACGCCGGCGGTGTCCTTCCTGGACCCCCGCACCGGCGCCCTTGTCGGCGACCCGGTGACCGTCGCGCCCGCGGTGCCCGGCTCCACCCTCGTGCTGGGGTGGACGGGTCCCGACAAGGTGGTCGCGTTCGTGCCGGGCCCGGCGGGTGCCGCGAGCGCAGGCGACGACGAGGACCGCGAGGTCGGTGAGGACGACTCCGTCTGGCTCGGGGTCGTCCCGCTCGACGGGGGCGAGCCGCGCACGCTCACCGAGCTCGGGGACCTCGACTCCTTCGGGGTGGCGACGTGGCAGCTGGCCCAGGACGCGCTCCCCGGACTCGAGATCCGCAGCGCCCCCGGCGCCGACCGCGGGCCCTGGCCGTGGCCGTGGCGGGCCGCGCTCGCCGGGGTCATCGGCGCCCTGGCCGCCTGGGGCACCACCCGGGTCACCCGCCATGACAGAATCCGCCGGTGGCGGAACTGCACTTCTTCACCGGGACGATGGACTCCGGCAAGTCGACCCTGGCGCTCCAGACCAACCACAACCACGCCGCACGCGGCCGGTCGGGCCGGATCTTCACCGCCCACGACCGGGCCGGCGAGGCCCGCATCTCCAGCCGGCTCGGGCTGA
- a CDS encoding VOC family protein, producing MLRLTDVIIDCPDAMALAGFYAAVTGLPVKEGSTEHWAGLQAGEVELAFTPVEDYRAPRWPESEHPKQFHLDFEVDDIEAEHARVVGLGAELKQDHVEADGYGFRVYVDPVGHPFCLCRNQGVSWVDGRPVWPAPGETQA from the coding sequence ATGCTGCGACTGACCGACGTCATCATCGACTGCCCGGACGCGATGGCGCTGGCGGGCTTCTACGCGGCGGTCACGGGGCTGCCGGTCAAGGAGGGCAGCACCGAGCACTGGGCGGGCCTCCAGGCCGGTGAGGTCGAGCTGGCGTTCACGCCGGTGGAGGACTACCGGGCGCCGCGGTGGCCGGAGAGCGAGCACCCCAAGCAGTTCCACCTCGACTTCGAGGTCGACGACATCGAGGCCGAGCACGCCCGGGTGGTCGGCCTCGGCGCCGAGCTGAAGCAGGACCACGTCGAGGCCGACGGGTACGGCTTCCGCGTGTACGTCGACCCGGTGGGCCACCCGTTCTGCCTGTGCCGCAACCAGGGCGTCAGCTGGGTCGACGGGCGTCCGGTGTGGCCGGCGCCGGGGGAGACCCAGGCGTAG
- a CDS encoding ATP-binding cassette domain-containing protein, whose amino-acid sequence MTADLAIETHGLVKTFGETRAVDGVDLAVPAGGVYGVLGPNGAGKTTTIRMLATLLPPDGGTARVLGHDVVREANEVRSKVALTGQFASLDEDLSGTENLVLIARLQGYSRAAAKARAAELLAAFDLTEAARKQVKAYSGGMRRRLDIAGSIVVRPDLMFLDEPTTGLDPRSRNQVWEIVRALVRAGTTVLLTTQYLEEADQLADRIAVIDHGRVIAEGTSGELKASVGSGALKVRIADPGDRPALATLLAEALAAEAVLDSDPASLSFRVGDPTRVAGALHRAGEHGLRVTEYSLGQPSLDEVFLALTGRPADDGADPNPDHEPTAEEVPA is encoded by the coding sequence ATGACAGCGGACCTGGCCATCGAGACCCACGGTCTCGTCAAGACCTTCGGCGAGACCCGCGCCGTCGACGGCGTCGACCTGGCGGTTCCCGCCGGCGGCGTGTACGGCGTGCTCGGGCCCAACGGCGCCGGCAAGACCACCACGATCCGGATGCTCGCCACGCTCCTGCCACCCGACGGCGGCACGGCCCGCGTCCTGGGGCACGACGTCGTGCGCGAGGCCAACGAGGTCCGCTCGAAGGTGGCGCTCACCGGCCAGTTCGCCTCGCTGGACGAGGACCTCTCCGGCACGGAGAACCTCGTGCTCATCGCCCGGCTCCAGGGCTACTCCCGTGCGGCCGCCAAGGCCCGCGCCGCGGAGCTGCTGGCGGCCTTCGACCTGACCGAGGCGGCGCGCAAGCAGGTCAAGGCCTACTCCGGGGGCATGCGGCGGCGCCTCGACATCGCCGGGTCGATCGTGGTCCGGCCCGACCTGATGTTCCTCGACGAGCCGACCACCGGGCTCGACCCGCGCAGCCGCAACCAGGTCTGGGAGATCGTCCGCGCCCTCGTGCGGGCGGGCACGACGGTGCTGCTGACCACGCAGTACCTCGAGGAGGCCGACCAGCTCGCCGACCGGATCGCGGTCATCGACCACGGCCGGGTGATCGCCGAGGGCACCAGCGGCGAGCTCAAGGCCTCGGTCGGCTCGGGCGCACTGAAGGTCCGCATCGCCGACCCGGGCGACCGGCCCGCGCTGGCGACGCTGCTCGCCGAGGCGCTCGCCGCCGAGGCGGTCCTCGACTCCGACCCCGCCTCGCTGTCCTTCCGGGTCGGCGACCCGACCCGGGTGGCCGGCGCGCTGCACCGCGCCGGCGAGCACGGCCTGCGGGTCACCGAGTACTCCCTGGGCCAGCCCAGCCTCGACGAGGTCTTCCTGGCCCTCACCGGCCGTCCCGCCGACGACGGCGCCGACCCGAATCCCGACCACGAGCCCACCGCAGAGGAGGTCCCGGCATGA
- a CDS encoding GIY-YIG nuclease family protein — translation MADDIVTAALESLAAGKLCRSAAVDLVPRSPGLYAFHGDGAAWSSLGLVPDFESQPLYVGKAERSLNGRDVGTHFATGKTGSSTVRRSLAALLVDELLLIAVPRNQTKPDGSANFALDSASDERLSAWMDERLALSTWVKPDGVVVDEVETEVVRRLRPPLNLDKVGEPRTRLREARRRMADVARAWGPALPAADEAQGFVAPEVPELSGSESFDGLDACVTDFWRFAMSDLRTNAVRGYLAEFLVARAVGATGRRVEWDPYDVTAPDGTRIEVKSAGYLQAWAQRKLSTPMFRVAAASAWNAETGSWSAERQFNADVYVFCLQTAKTHEDYDPLDVSQWQFYVADRMRIERRSAVSMGLPALAALAGQPVLYADLRAAVVAAAEAGRVS, via the coding sequence ATGGCCGACGACATCGTCACCGCTGCGTTGGAATCTCTGGCTGCCGGCAAACTGTGCCGCTCCGCTGCGGTCGACCTCGTTCCGAGGTCACCTGGCCTCTATGCCTTCCACGGCGACGGGGCCGCGTGGTCATCACTCGGCCTCGTTCCCGACTTCGAGAGCCAGCCCTTGTACGTCGGGAAGGCCGAGCGCAGCCTGAACGGCCGCGACGTCGGCACCCACTTCGCGACCGGGAAGACCGGATCTTCGACAGTACGGCGCAGTTTGGCGGCCCTTCTCGTCGATGAGCTCCTACTCATCGCCGTGCCGCGTAATCAGACGAAGCCTGACGGCAGCGCCAACTTCGCACTCGACAGCGCGAGCGACGAGCGCTTGAGCGCTTGGATGGATGAGCGGCTTGCGCTGTCGACCTGGGTGAAGCCTGACGGCGTCGTCGTCGACGAGGTCGAGACCGAGGTCGTCCGTCGCCTCCGTCCTCCGCTCAACCTCGACAAGGTTGGTGAGCCGCGGACGCGGCTGCGCGAGGCGCGCCGACGAATGGCCGATGTCGCCCGCGCCTGGGGGCCCGCGCTCCCGGCAGCGGACGAGGCCCAGGGCTTCGTCGCTCCCGAAGTCCCCGAGTTATCCGGATCTGAGTCGTTCGACGGCCTCGACGCTTGCGTCACCGACTTCTGGCGTTTCGCGATGAGCGACCTTCGTACGAACGCCGTCCGGGGCTATCTCGCCGAGTTCTTGGTCGCTCGCGCCGTCGGTGCGACCGGTCGGCGAGTCGAGTGGGACCCCTACGACGTGACAGCTCCCGACGGGACGCGCATCGAGGTCAAGTCGGCCGGATACCTCCAGGCGTGGGCGCAGCGGAAGCTCAGCACACCAATGTTCCGGGTCGCCGCCGCTTCCGCTTGGAATGCGGAGACGGGCAGCTGGTCCGCCGAGCGACAGTTCAACGCCGACGTCTACGTGTTCTGCCTCCAGACGGCCAAGACCCACGAGGACTACGACCCGCTAGATGTCTCTCAGTGGCAGTTCTACGTCGCAGACCGGATGCGCATCGAACGACGGTCCGCAGTCTCCATGGGACTACCCGCACTCGCGGCGCTGGCCGGTCAGCCAGTTCTCTACGCAGACCTTCGCGCCGCTGTCGTCGCTGCCGCCGAAGCCGGACGCGTCTCCTGA
- a CDS encoding sulfurtransferase, which produces MTSPLTTTDELREALAGDAAPTVLDVRYRLGGPPGRAEFERGHVPGSAYVDLDRDLAAPPGPRGRHPLPPVEVFEAAMRRAGVRGDRPVVVLDDWAGHAAARAWWLLRFHGHPDVRVLDGAWPAWLAAGGPVETGPTTPPAGDFTARPGSMPVVDVDRVLDVGVLVDARAAERYRGETEPIDPVAGHVPGAVNVPTSSNLGPDGRFREADELRAVYAAVGATPDADVAAYCGSGVTAAHDVLAMEVAGVRAALWPGSWSEWVADPSRPVATGQD; this is translated from the coding sequence GTGACCTCACCCCTGACCACGACCGACGAGCTGCGCGAAGCACTGGCCGGCGACGCCGCGCCGACGGTGCTGGACGTGCGCTACCGGCTCGGCGGGCCGCCGGGTCGCGCGGAGTTCGAGCGCGGCCACGTGCCGGGCAGCGCGTACGTCGACCTCGACCGCGACCTCGCGGCGCCGCCCGGCCCGCGGGGGCGCCACCCGCTGCCGCCGGTCGAGGTCTTCGAGGCCGCGATGCGCCGCGCGGGGGTCCGCGGCGACCGGCCGGTGGTGGTCCTCGACGACTGGGCCGGGCACGCCGCGGCGCGGGCGTGGTGGCTGCTGCGCTTCCACGGCCACCCCGACGTGCGGGTGCTCGATGGGGCCTGGCCGGCCTGGCTCGCGGCCGGCGGGCCGGTGGAGACCGGGCCGACGACGCCGCCGGCGGGGGACTTCACCGCGCGGCCGGGCTCGATGCCGGTGGTCGACGTCGACCGGGTCCTCGACGTGGGGGTGCTGGTCGACGCCCGGGCCGCGGAGCGCTACCGCGGCGAGACCGAGCCGATCGACCCGGTCGCCGGGCACGTCCCCGGCGCGGTGAACGTGCCCACGAGCAGCAACCTGGGGCCCGACGGACGCTTCCGCGAGGCCGACGAGCTGCGCGCGGTCTACGCGGCCGTCGGGGCCACGCCGGACGCCGACGTGGCGGCGTACTGCGGGTCGGGGGTGACCGCCGCGCACGACGTGCTGGCGATGGAGGTCGCCGGCGTGCGGGCCGCGCTGTGGCCGGGCAGCTGGAGCGAGTGGGTCGCCGACCCCAGCCGGCCGGTCGCTACCGGACAGGACTGA
- a CDS encoding Imm8 family immunity protein, with translation MHAALRSFTMSPDPRSLPIEPADFAVDVRFIAGPADGSGEESFDLTVCTPEWLARQAGSGFYPGRHHLVVNFELFSVSALQTWIESKVSAVSGDTWAEVGERLGRWAYWEFEDYTH, from the coding sequence ATGCACGCCGCCTTGCGCTCGTTCACCATGAGCCCGGACCCGCGATCGCTCCCCATCGAGCCTGCCGACTTTGCCGTCGACGTTCGCTTCATCGCCGGTCCTGCCGACGGGTCCGGCGAGGAGTCCTTCGACCTGACGGTCTGCACCCCTGAGTGGCTCGCGCGGCAGGCTGGCAGCGGCTTCTATCCCGGCCGCCACCATCTCGTCGTCAACTTCGAATTATTCTCCGTGAGCGCCTTGCAGACCTGGATCGAATCCAAGGTGAGCGCGGTCTCCGGCGACACCTGGGCCGAGGTGGGCGAGCGACTCGGCCGGTGGGCGTATTGGGAGTTCGAGGACTACACGCACTGA
- a CDS encoding thymidine kinase, whose amino-acid sequence MALQTNHNHAARGRSGRIFTAHDRAGEARISSRLGLTHEALEVGRDFDFWRYVVDSLTRGGRIDYLVCDEAQFYTRDQVDQLAKLVDELQIDVFAFGILTDFRTALFEGSQRLVELADRMNVLQVEALCWCGKRATHNARTENGVMVVEGDVILVGDVDDAGTVPADVAYEVLCRQHHRRRLTAARAKAVSLAPEPLPFG is encoded by the coding sequence CTGGCGCTCCAGACCAACCACAACCACGCCGCACGCGGCCGGTCGGGCCGGATCTTCACCGCCCACGACCGGGCCGGCGAGGCCCGCATCTCCAGCCGGCTCGGGCTGACCCACGAGGCGCTCGAGGTCGGGCGGGACTTCGACTTCTGGCGCTACGTGGTCGACTCGCTCACCCGGGGCGGGCGGATCGACTACCTGGTCTGCGACGAGGCGCAGTTCTACACCCGCGACCAGGTCGACCAGCTCGCCAAGCTCGTCGACGAGCTCCAGATCGACGTCTTCGCCTTCGGCATCCTCACCGACTTCCGCACCGCCCTCTTCGAGGGCTCCCAGCGCCTCGTCGAGCTCGCGGACCGGATGAACGTCCTCCAGGTCGAGGCGCTGTGCTGGTGCGGCAAGCGCGCCACCCACAACGCGCGGACCGAGAACGGCGTCATGGTCGTCGAGGGCGACGTCATCCTCGTCGGCGACGTCGACGACGCCGGGACCGTGCCCGCCGACGTCGCCTACGAGGTGCTCTGCCGCCAGCACCACCGCCGCCGGCTCACCGCCGCCCGCGCCAAGGCCGTCTCGCTCGCCCCCGAGCCGCTGCCGTTCGGCTGA
- the sepH gene encoding septation protein SepH, whose translation MAHLELTGVSEDGKRLLLTDDTGAEHELDIDMRLRSALREHPPRRLEKQMESTLRPRDIQARIRSGESAEDVAAAAGTTVDRIMAFAGPVLDERRHVADRAQRSSVRRRSGETAGTARTLGEAVEAHLRSLHADPERVVEWDSWRRDDGRWSLVAAYETPKRSGIAELTFDLPGNFVLLDNDDARWLVGEVLPEPAPARDDLQQVRQRRLTTVDPVDQELPLGDDAISLVHDEPVDAFLDTEPPAEPAVAAREHDLGEQAADAVALDDAADEALTTEQPAVRDDAGNAAGDQASDQASDQAGDEPAPAEQPPPRRPVRKSRGRASVPSWDEIMFGGGKQD comes from the coding sequence ATGGCGCACCTCGAGCTCACCGGAGTGAGCGAGGACGGGAAGCGCCTGCTGCTGACCGACGACACCGGTGCCGAGCACGAGCTCGACATCGACATGCGCCTCCGGAGCGCCCTGCGCGAGCACCCGCCGAGACGTTTGGAGAAGCAGATGGAGAGCACCCTGCGGCCCCGCGACATCCAGGCCCGGATCCGCTCCGGGGAGTCTGCCGAGGACGTCGCCGCAGCCGCGGGGACCACGGTGGACCGGATCATGGCGTTCGCGGGCCCCGTGCTCGACGAGCGCCGGCACGTCGCCGACCGCGCCCAGCGCTCGTCGGTACGCCGCCGGTCCGGCGAGACCGCCGGCACCGCCCGCACCCTGGGCGAGGCCGTCGAGGCGCACCTGCGCTCGCTGCACGCCGACCCCGAGCGGGTCGTGGAGTGGGACTCCTGGCGTCGCGACGACGGCCGCTGGAGCCTCGTGGCGGCGTACGAGACCCCGAAGCGGAGCGGGATCGCCGAGCTGACCTTCGACCTGCCCGGCAACTTCGTGCTGCTCGACAACGACGACGCCCGGTGGCTGGTGGGCGAGGTGCTGCCCGAGCCGGCCCCCGCCCGCGACGACCTCCAGCAGGTCCGCCAGCGCCGGCTGACCACCGTCGACCCCGTCGACCAGGAGCTCCCGCTCGGCGACGACGCCATCTCGCTGGTCCACGACGAGCCGGTCGACGCCTTCCTCGACACCGAGCCGCCGGCCGAGCCGGCCGTCGCCGCCCGCGAGCACGACCTCGGCGAGCAGGCCGCCGACGCGGTGGCCCTCGACGACGCCGCCGACGAGGCTCTCACCACCGAGCAGCCGGCCGTCCGCGACGACGCGGGCAACGCGGCCGGGGACCAGGCGAGCGACCAGGCGAGCGACCAGGCCGGCGACGAGCCCGCGCCCGCCGAGCAGCCCCCGCCGCGCCGCCCGGTCCGCAAGAGCCGCGGCCGCGCGTCGGTCCCCAGCTGGGACGAGATCATGTTCGGCGGCGGCAAGCAGGACTGA
- a CDS encoding trimeric intracellular cation channel family protein: MPTLVALELAGIFVFAISGGLVAVRKDLDVFGVILLAGTTGLGGGFVRDLLIGATPPETLTDWRYLFVPVAAGLLTFGYHPALGRMERTINVFDAFGLALFCVAGALKALDYGLGPIPAALLGMTTGIGGGILRDLLAGRVPVVFRGELYATPALAGAFVAVMGTELDAPQSLVTFAGAMVCLVWRLLAIFRGWQAPRPTGSASV; encoded by the coding sequence GTGCCGACGCTCGTCGCCCTCGAACTGGCCGGGATCTTCGTCTTCGCGATCTCCGGTGGGCTGGTCGCGGTGCGCAAGGACCTCGACGTCTTCGGCGTGATCCTGCTCGCCGGCACCACCGGCCTGGGCGGCGGCTTCGTCCGCGACCTGCTCATCGGCGCGACCCCGCCGGAGACCCTCACCGACTGGCGCTACCTGTTCGTGCCGGTCGCGGCCGGCCTGCTGACCTTCGGCTACCACCCGGCGCTGGGGCGCATGGAGCGCACCATCAACGTCTTCGACGCCTTCGGTCTCGCGCTGTTCTGCGTCGCCGGGGCGCTCAAGGCCCTCGACTACGGCCTGGGCCCGATCCCGGCGGCGCTGCTCGGGATGACGACCGGGATCGGCGGCGGGATCCTGCGCGACCTGCTGGCCGGGCGGGTCCCGGTGGTCTTCCGCGGCGAGCTGTACGCCACCCCGGCGCTGGCCGGCGCCTTCGTCGCGGTGATGGGCACCGAGCTTGACGCCCCGCAGAGCCTGGTCACGTTCGCCGGCGCCATGGTCTGCCTGGTGTGGCGGCTGCTCGCGATCTTCCGGGGATGGCAGGCCCCGCGGCCCACCGGCTCCGCGAGCGTCTGA
- a CDS encoding ASCH domain-containing protein codes for MRVHLLARAGRVVTWPRVGGLRALELGTPGALRAELNRLVLAGDKQATAGLLSEYDEEGEELEHVGERLALVDDDGAHVGTVEVTGVEVTPFDGVPWSFAQAEGEGDADLADWRAGHRRYWERVGTPVEDQTPIVCLRFRLVGPPA; via the coding sequence GTGCGTGTGCACCTCCTCGCCCGCGCGGGACGCGTGGTGACCTGGCCGCGGGTCGGCGGGCTCCGCGCGCTGGAGCTGGGGACGCCCGGGGCGCTGCGCGCCGAGCTGAACCGTCTCGTCCTGGCCGGGGACAAGCAGGCGACGGCGGGGCTGCTGAGCGAGTACGACGAGGAGGGCGAGGAGCTCGAGCACGTCGGCGAGCGGCTCGCGCTGGTCGACGACGACGGCGCGCACGTCGGCACGGTCGAGGTGACCGGGGTGGAGGTGACGCCGTTCGACGGCGTCCCGTGGTCCTTCGCGCAGGCCGAGGGCGAGGGCGACGCCGACCTGGCGGACTGGCGGGCCGGGCACCGGCGCTACTGGGAGCGGGTCGGCACCCCGGTCGAGGACCAGACCCCCATCGTGTGCCTCCGGTTCCGGCTGGTGGGCCCGCCGGCGTGA
- a CDS encoding ABC transporter permease produces MTTTTRAEPTPREPTRDAVPSLDASVIAAVGGAERPPHAGPVSASLTYGWRALLKIKHVPEQLFDVTMFPIMFTLMFTYVFGGAMAGSPGEYLQYALPGILTQTVIFITMYTAMTINTDIEKGVFDRFRSLPVWRPALLVGALLGDALRYVLASAVVLTVGVAIGYRAPGGFLGVVAAVALLVLFCVSLTWLWLIVGLKVRTPNAVMGISMMVLFPLTFVSSVFAPPETMPGWLQSFVDVNPVTLLVEAARGLMNDAADGGDILLVVVLSVAITAVFAPIALRLYNRKT; encoded by the coding sequence ATGACCACCACGACCCGGGCCGAGCCCACCCCCCGCGAGCCCACCCGCGATGCAGTGCCCTCGCTCGACGCGTCCGTCATCGCCGCCGTCGGCGGGGCCGAGCGCCCCCCGCACGCCGGTCCGGTCTCGGCCTCGCTCACCTACGGGTGGCGGGCGCTGCTGAAGATCAAGCACGTCCCCGAGCAGCTCTTCGACGTGACCATGTTCCCGATCATGTTCACGCTGATGTTCACCTACGTCTTCGGCGGGGCCATGGCCGGATCGCCGGGGGAGTACCTCCAGTACGCCCTGCCCGGCATCCTCACCCAGACGGTCATCTTCATCACGATGTACACCGCGATGACGATCAACACCGACATCGAGAAGGGCGTCTTCGACCGGTTCCGCTCGCTCCCGGTGTGGCGCCCGGCGCTGCTGGTCGGGGCGCTGCTCGGCGACGCGCTGCGCTACGTCCTCGCCTCGGCCGTCGTGCTCACCGTCGGCGTGGCGATCGGCTACCGCGCCCCCGGCGGCTTCCTCGGCGTGGTCGCGGCCGTCGCGCTGCTGGTGCTCTTCTGCGTCTCGCTGACCTGGCTGTGGCTGATCGTCGGGCTCAAGGTCCGCACACCGAACGCGGTCATGGGCATCTCGATGATGGTGCTCTTCCCGCTCACCTTCGTCTCCTCGGTCTTCGCGCCGCCGGAGACGATGCCGGGCTGGCTGCAGTCCTTCGTCGACGTCAACCCGGTCACCCTGCTCGTCGAGGCCGCCCGCGGCCTGATGAACGACGCCGCCGACGGTGGCGACATCCTGCTCGTCGTGGTGCTGTCGGTGGCGATCACCGCCGTCTTCGCCCCGATCGCGCTGCGCCTGTACAACCGGAAGACCTAG